One Massilia sp. 9096 genomic window carries:
- a CDS encoding IS5 family transposase, translating to MATKHPLDGTKPSSNVGGRPPALKPEHIAILHDIVTERAQASLHEIADELHRRCGLRVCDATIRRVLRAQGIVRLKPARRAHTERAEGAKRYGYTAAHRREDISPYSTNLTDAEWELVADLFERLPGKRGTPVHYSRRDLVNACSYVLRTGCAWRLLPETFPPWQAVYKAFSRWVEAGVFEQMQDRLREQWRARMGRASTPAAAVIDAQSTRASPQGGESGFDAGKKVKGRKRNLVVDTMGLLIAVTVTAASVQDRDAAAAVVAQACAKSPRLEKLYTDGAYGGKCAHDIEQAHHIRVEVVRRPGNSTIGTLHDPKTTSEPTAVINSGFTILPKRWVVERTHAWTERWRRTVMHHDRKLAVSAAWVWLAEARMLLSRLAYQG from the coding sequence ATGGCAACGAAACATCCACTCGACGGTACTAAGCCCTCAAGCAACGTTGGCGGCAGGCCGCCGGCGTTGAAGCCTGAGCATATCGCGATTTTGCACGACATCGTGACGGAGCGCGCCCAAGCCAGTTTGCATGAAATCGCCGACGAGCTGCATCGCCGCTGTGGGTTACGCGTTTGCGATGCAACGATTCGACGCGTGCTGCGTGCGCAAGGCATCGTACGGCTCAAGCCAGCGCGCCGCGCGCATACGGAGCGAGCTGAGGGCGCCAAACGGTATGGCTACACGGCAGCGCACCGACGCGAGGATATTTCCCCATACAGCACCAATCTGACAGATGCCGAGTGGGAGCTGGTCGCTGATTTGTTCGAGCGATTACCAGGAAAACGCGGCACGCCTGTGCATTACAGCCGCCGCGATCTGGTAAATGCGTGCTCGTATGTACTGCGCACGGGTTGCGCCTGGCGGCTGTTACCCGAGACGTTTCCACCTTGGCAGGCGGTCTACAAGGCATTTTCGCGCTGGGTCGAAGCCGGCGTATTCGAGCAGATGCAGGACCGGCTGCGCGAACAATGGCGTGCACGAATGGGACGCGCGAGTACGCCGGCCGCAGCAGTGATCGATGCACAGTCCACTCGCGCGTCGCCACAAGGTGGCGAAAGCGGATTCGATGCAGGCAAGAAGGTCAAAGGACGAAAGCGCAATCTCGTCGTCGATACAATGGGGCTGCTCATCGCAGTCACGGTGACCGCCGCGAGCGTGCAGGACCGAGATGCTGCCGCAGCCGTGGTTGCGCAAGCGTGCGCCAAGAGCCCTCGGCTCGAAAAGCTTTACACCGACGGCGCGTACGGTGGGAAGTGCGCCCATGATATCGAGCAGGCGCATCATATTCGTGTCGAAGTCGTTCGTCGTCCAGGTAACAGCACGATCGGAACGCTGCACGATCCCAAGACGACATCTGAGCCAACTGCTGTTATCAACTCAGGATTCACGATCCTGCCCAAACGCTGGGTCGTTGAACGAACCCACGCTTGGACCGAACGCTGGCGCCGCACAGTGATGCATCACGACCGCAAACTCGCGGTATCAGCGGCTTGGGTTTGGCTGGCCGAGGCACGTATGCTACTCAGCAGGCTCGCTTATCAAGGTTGA
- a CDS encoding PEP-CTERM sorting domain-containing protein: protein MSAQADTQLFGWQLHLPGQTITNINQLGFNGDSFVQNNFGNGGDAFTFTDNGIFNITTKNAGTSLFGGVGQLTGDFQGGNGTGSLSAGRITFNAGGVLNIYYNAAQTYDGVGATAANRDGAATGTLIASFAQVAGGGGAINPDGTPNSNGQLTLNFKSTFFAPGVFTYANGTALPVGWTFGFVTTNASEDLGNASSATAREALTGSANTVNNPPAYFYVNNGGQLKLSNVPEPASLAIFGAGLMGLAALRRRKSN from the coding sequence ATGTCGGCTCAGGCAGACACTCAACTGTTCGGTTGGCAGCTGCACCTGCCGGGCCAGACCATCACCAACATCAACCAGCTCGGCTTCAACGGCGACAGCTTCGTCCAGAACAACTTCGGCAACGGCGGTGACGCATTCACCTTCACCGACAACGGTATCTTCAACATCACCACCAAGAACGCCGGCACCTCGCTGTTCGGGGGCGTCGGCCAGCTGACCGGCGACTTCCAGGGTGGCAACGGCACCGGCAGCCTGTCGGCTGGCCGCATCACCTTCAACGCCGGCGGCGTCCTGAACATCTATTACAACGCTGCCCAGACCTACGACGGCGTTGGCGCAACTGCTGCCAACCGTGACGGCGCAGCGACCGGCACCCTGATCGCCTCCTTTGCCCAGGTGGCTGGCGGCGGCGGCGCGATCAACCCGGACGGTACCCCGAACAGCAACGGTCAGCTGACCCTGAACTTCAAGTCGACCTTCTTCGCACCGGGCGTGTTCACCTATGCCAACGGCACCGCGCTGCCGGTGGGCTGGACCTTCGGCTTCGTGACCACCAACGCGTCCGAAGACCTGGGCAACGCCTCGAGCGCCACCGCGCGCGAAGCGCTGACCGGTTCGGCCAACACCGTCAACAACCCGCCGGCTTACTTCTACGTCAACAACGGCGGCCAGCTGAAGCTGTCGAACGTGCCGGAACCGGCATCGCTGGCGATCTTCGGTGCCGGCCTGATGGGCCTGGCTGCTCTGCGCCGTCGCAAGTCGAACTGA
- a CDS encoding polyhydroxyalkanoate depolymerase, translating into MLYQLHEMQRSFLNPLMQWADASAKLFSNPVSPFAHTPFSQRIAAGYELMYRLGKDYEKPAFGLTSTTINGKTVGIVEQTAVDKPFCKLLHFKKDLPDAEFAALAQPTVLVVAPLSGHHATLLRDTVRALLPDQDVYITDWVDARMVPLSEGAFHLDDYIYYVQDFIRHLGPDVHVISVCQPTVPVLAAIALMATNKDPKLPKSMIMMGGPIDPRKSPTAVNDLATEKPFSWFENTVIYAVPGNYPGFGRKVYPGFLQHAGFIAMNPGRHAQSHREFYQHLMRGDDDSAESHRKFYDEYNAVLDMPAEYYLETIKTVFQESRLPKGTWEVGGQLVRPQDIESVALFTVEGELDDISGAGQTQAAHELCTGIPPEKHQHFTAPKCGHYGIFSGRRWREIICPMIGEFIRKNA; encoded by the coding sequence ATGCTTTATCAACTGCACGAGATGCAACGCTCCTTCCTGAACCCGCTGATGCAGTGGGCCGATGCCTCTGCCAAACTGTTTTCGAATCCAGTCTCCCCGTTCGCGCATACCCCGTTCTCGCAGCGCATCGCTGCCGGCTACGAACTGATGTACCGCCTCGGCAAGGACTATGAGAAACCTGCTTTCGGCCTGACCTCGACCACGATCAACGGGAAGACGGTGGGCATCGTGGAACAAACGGCTGTCGACAAGCCGTTCTGCAAGCTGCTCCATTTCAAGAAAGACCTGCCGGACGCGGAGTTCGCCGCGCTCGCACAACCGACCGTGCTGGTCGTGGCGCCATTGTCGGGCCACCACGCCACGCTGCTGCGCGACACCGTGCGCGCGCTGCTGCCCGACCAGGACGTCTACATCACCGACTGGGTCGACGCGCGCATGGTGCCGCTGTCCGAAGGCGCATTCCACCTCGACGATTACATCTACTACGTCCAGGACTTCATCCGCCACCTCGGCCCCGACGTGCACGTCATCTCGGTCTGCCAGCCGACCGTGCCGGTGCTGGCCGCCATTGCCCTGATGGCGACCAACAAGGATCCGAAGCTGCCCAAGTCCATGATCATGATGGGCGGCCCGATCGACCCGCGCAAGTCGCCGACCGCGGTCAACGACCTGGCCACCGAAAAGCCGTTCTCGTGGTTCGAAAACACCGTGATCTACGCGGTGCCGGGCAATTACCCGGGTTTCGGCCGCAAGGTCTATCCGGGCTTCCTGCAGCACGCCGGCTTCATCGCGATGAACCCGGGCCGCCACGCCCAGAGCCACCGCGAGTTCTACCAGCACCTGATGCGCGGCGACGACGATTCGGCCGAGTCGCACCGCAAGTTCTACGACGAATACAACGCCGTGCTCGACATGCCGGCCGAGTATTACCTGGAAACGATCAAAACCGTGTTCCAGGAATCCCGCCTGCCGAAAGGCACCTGGGAGGTCGGCGGCCAGCTGGTGCGCCCGCAAGACATCGAGAGCGTGGCCCTGTTCACCGTCGAGGGCGAACTGGACGACATCTCCGGCGCCGGCCAGACCCAGGCCGCGCACGAGCTGTGCACCGGCATCCCGCCGGAAAAGCACCAGCATTTCACGGCGCCGAAATGCGGCCACTACGGCATCTTCTCGGGCCGCCGCTGGCGCGAGATCATCTGCCCGATGATCGGCGAGTTCATTCGCAAGAACGCCTGA
- a CDS encoding acyl-CoA-binding protein — MSLQDQFAQAQTDSKNLPERPDNMTLLKIYALFKQGANGDISGERPGFTDMVGRAKYDAWAALKGTSREDAQQQYVDLIAELKD, encoded by the coding sequence ATGAGTTTGCAAGATCAGTTCGCCCAGGCCCAGACCGATTCGAAAAACCTGCCGGAACGCCCGGACAACATGACGCTGCTGAAGATCTACGCGTTGTTCAAGCAAGGCGCGAACGGCGACATCAGCGGCGAGCGTCCGGGCTTCACCGACATGGTCGGCCGCGCCAAGTACGATGCCTGGGCGGCCCTGAAAGGCACGTCGCGGGAAGACGCGCAGCAGCAGTACGTCGACCTGATAGCAGAATTGAAAGATTGA
- a CDS encoding cytochrome D1 domain-containing protein yields MPRRLSKLVLSAFCSLFAVQAADANVVVVLNSRDATVQLLDQATGADNGTFAVGKEPHHLMATPDNKSLIVASSVGNELIFLDPLSGKVQRRLPDVLDPYQIGFSPDQKYFVATALRLDRVDIYKYENNNLALSHRIPMPRMPSHIAFDAGSTTAFITRQDSDQVSAIDLKSGAIKWTLPVGRLPAGIVMTPDDKYLLVGIMGEDYVDVIDWRTQKSVKHIKTGKGAHNFRAVGDKRHVFVSNRVQNSINIIDQNTLENVGMIPVPGGPDCMELTDDGKTLWVTLRWIKKVAVIDVASRKVLKLIPVGRSPHGVFFANSAPRL; encoded by the coding sequence ATGCCGCGCCGTCTCTCCAAGCTTGTCCTCTCCGCTTTCTGTTCGCTGTTCGCCGTCCAGGCCGCCGATGCGAACGTGGTCGTGGTCCTGAATTCGCGCGACGCCACCGTGCAGCTGCTCGACCAGGCGACCGGCGCCGACAACGGCACCTTCGCCGTCGGCAAGGAGCCGCATCACCTGATGGCGACGCCGGACAACAAGTCGCTGATCGTGGCCAGCTCGGTCGGCAACGAGCTGATCTTCCTCGATCCGCTCAGCGGCAAGGTGCAGCGCCGCCTGCCGGACGTGCTCGACCCGTACCAGATCGGCTTTTCGCCGGACCAGAAGTATTTCGTCGCGACCGCGCTGCGCCTGGACCGCGTCGACATCTATAAGTACGAAAACAACAACCTGGCGCTGAGCCATCGCATCCCGATGCCGCGCATGCCCAGCCACATCGCCTTCGACGCCGGCAGCACCACGGCCTTCATCACCCGCCAGGACAGCGACCAGGTCAGCGCGATCGACCTGAAATCCGGCGCGATCAAGTGGACGCTGCCGGTCGGGCGCCTGCCGGCCGGCATCGTCATGACCCCGGACGACAAATACCTGCTGGTCGGGATCATGGGCGAAGACTACGTCGACGTGATCGACTGGCGCACCCAGAAGAGCGTCAAGCACATCAAGACCGGCAAGGGCGCGCACAACTTCCGCGCGGTCGGCGACAAGCGCCACGTGTTCGTGTCGAACCGCGTGCAGAACTCGATCAACATCATCGACCAGAACACGCTGGAAAACGTCGGCATGATCCCGGTCCCGGGCGGACCCGATTGCATGGAGCTGACGGACGACGGCAAGACGCTGTGGGTGACGCTGCGCTGGATCAAGAAGGTCGCCGTGATCGACGTGGCCAGCCGCAAGGTATTGAAACTGATCCCGGTCGGCCGTTCGCCGCACGGGGTGTTCTTCGCCAACTCGGCGCCGCGCCTGTGA
- the fdxA gene encoding ferredoxin FdxA: MTHVVTESCIRCRYTDCVDVCPVDCFREGPNFLVIDPDECIDCAVCVAECPVNAIYAEEDVPSDQQQFIKINVDLARNWPSITKTKPALPDAEEWKDVKDKLGELAR; this comes from the coding sequence ATGACCCACGTTGTTACCGAATCGTGCATCCGTTGCCGCTACACCGATTGCGTGGATGTATGCCCGGTAGATTGCTTCCGGGAAGGCCCGAATTTCCTCGTGATCGACCCGGACGAGTGCATCGACTGCGCCGTCTGCGTGGCCGAGTGCCCGGTCAACGCGATCTACGCGGAAGAAGACGTGCCGTCGGACCAGCAGCAATTCATCAAGATCAACGTCGACCTGGCGCGCAACTGGCCGTCGATCACCAAGACCAAGCCTGCCCTGCCCGACGCCGAAGAGTGGAAGGACGTCAAGGACAAGCTGGGCGAACTGGCGCGTTAA
- a CDS encoding NAD(P)/FAD-dependent oxidoreductase, which produces MTISATPEVGTIAPNSSFAGAIEADAVIIGAGPVGLFQVFELGLLEIKAHVIDSLPAVGGQCVELYPDKPIYDIPAVPVCTGQELTDNLLKQIEPFEPTFHLGQEVTTVQRREDQRFNVETSTGTRFITKTIFIAAGVGSFQARTIKVDGIEKFENSQLFYRVKDPSLFDGKNLVICGGGDSALDWALNFVGKAESVVLVHRRDDFRAAPASVAKMKQLCDEYEMQLITGQVTGFDERDGKLSEVKVTGADGVTRRVPLDMLMVFFGLSPKLGPIAEWGLDIERRQLKVMDTEKFETNVPGIFAVGDINTYPGKKKLILSGFHEAALAAFGAAPYIFPDKKIHMQYTTTSPKLHKILGVETPVFD; this is translated from the coding sequence ATGACTATCAGCGCTACGCCCGAAGTGGGCACCATCGCTCCCAACAGTTCCTTTGCCGGCGCCATCGAAGCCGATGCCGTGATCATCGGCGCGGGCCCGGTCGGCCTGTTCCAGGTGTTCGAACTGGGCCTGCTGGAAATCAAAGCCCACGTGATCGATTCGCTGCCGGCCGTCGGTGGCCAGTGCGTGGAACTGTACCCTGACAAGCCGATCTACGACATCCCGGCCGTGCCGGTGTGCACCGGCCAGGAACTGACCGACAACCTGCTCAAGCAGATCGAGCCGTTCGAGCCGACCTTCCACCTGGGCCAGGAAGTCACGACCGTGCAGCGCCGCGAAGACCAGCGCTTCAACGTCGAGACCTCGACCGGCACCCGGTTCATCACCAAGACCATTTTCATCGCGGCCGGCGTCGGTTCGTTCCAGGCGCGCACCATCAAGGTCGACGGCATCGAGAAGTTCGAGAACAGCCAGCTGTTCTACCGCGTCAAGGATCCGAGCCTGTTCGACGGCAAGAACCTGGTCATCTGCGGCGGCGGCGACTCCGCGCTGGACTGGGCCCTGAACTTCGTCGGCAAGGCCGAGTCGGTCGTGCTGGTGCACCGCCGCGACGACTTCCGCGCCGCCCCGGCCTCGGTCGCCAAGATGAAGCAGCTGTGCGACGAGTACGAGATGCAGCTGATCACCGGCCAGGTCACCGGCTTCGACGAGCGCGACGGCAAGCTGTCGGAAGTCAAGGTCACCGGCGCCGACGGCGTTACCCGCCGCGTGCCGCTGGACATGCTGATGGTGTTCTTCGGCCTGTCGCCGAAGCTCGGCCCGATCGCCGAATGGGGCCTGGACATCGAGCGCCGCCAGCTGAAGGTCATGGACACCGAAAAGTTCGAGACCAACGTGCCGGGCATCTTCGCCGTGGGCGACATCAACACCTACCCGGGCAAGAAGAAGCTGATCCTGTCGGGCTTCCACGAAGCCGCGCTGGCCGCCTTCGGCGCCGCGCCGTACATCTTCCCGGACAAGAAGATCCACATGCAGTACACCACCACCTCGCCGAAGCTGCACAAGATCCTCGGCGTCGAGACGCCTGTGTTCGACTGA
- a CDS encoding polyhydroxyalkanoic acid system family protein: MADISITQPHSLSPDAARAAAQKVADKLSSDYGLACKWVGDVLQFERAGVDGTLTLGGREALIRIKLGLMMSAFAPTIEQKVADNMRKVFA; the protein is encoded by the coding sequence ATGGCGGACATCAGCATCACCCAGCCCCACAGCCTGAGCCCGGACGCGGCGCGCGCGGCGGCTCAGAAGGTCGCGGACAAGTTGTCCTCGGACTATGGATTGGCGTGCAAGTGGGTCGGCGACGTGCTGCAGTTCGAGCGTGCCGGCGTGGATGGCACGCTGACGCTCGGCGGGCGCGAGGCGCTGATCAGGATCAAGCTGGGACTCATGATGAGCGCATTTGCGCCCACCATCGAGCAGAAAGTGGCGGACAACATGCGCAAGGTGTTTGCGTAG
- a CDS encoding protealysin inhibitor emfourin — translation MKITARTSGGFAGRSDCFELDTGCRGDGAAIEALLDQLDFFTAPPPAAAGADLVRWEITADDGQRCHTVVLHEDGGLDQALWPALLAHLRAGARTPEA, via the coding sequence ATGAAAATCACCGCCAGAACCAGCGGCGGCTTTGCCGGCCGCAGCGACTGCTTCGAGCTCGATACCGGCTGCCGCGGCGACGGCGCCGCGATCGAGGCCCTGCTCGATCAGCTCGACTTTTTCACCGCGCCGCCGCCTGCGGCCGCCGGCGCCGACCTGGTCCGCTGGGAAATCACCGCCGACGACGGCCAGCGCTGCCATACCGTCGTCCTGCACGAGGACGGCGGCCTCGACCAGGCGCTCTGGCCGGCCCTGCTCGCGCACCTGCGCGCGGGCGCGCGTACGCCCGAAGCCTGA
- a CDS encoding FKBP-type peptidyl-prolyl cis-trans isomerase yields the protein MSTNTTNSGLQYEDTVVGSGEEAKAGQYVTVHYTGWLQNDDGSAGAKFDSSKDRNDPFQFPLGAGHVIKGWDEGVQGMKVGGARRLIIPASLGYGARGAGGVIPPNATLIFDVELLGV from the coding sequence ATGTCCACCAACACTACCAATTCCGGCCTGCAATATGAAGACACCGTCGTCGGCAGCGGCGAAGAAGCCAAGGCAGGCCAGTACGTCACCGTGCACTACACCGGCTGGCTGCAGAACGACGACGGCAGCGCCGGCGCCAAGTTCGACTCGAGCAAAGACCGCAACGACCCGTTCCAGTTCCCGCTGGGCGCCGGTCACGTGATCAAGGGCTGGGACGAAGGCGTGCAGGGCATGAAGGTCGGCGGCGCGCGTCGCCTGATCATCCCGGCCAGCCTGGGCTATGGCGCACGCGGCGCCGGCGGCGTGATTCCGCCGAATGCCACGCTGATTTTCGACGTGGAACTGCTGGGCGTCTAA